A single genomic interval of Microbulbifer variabilis harbors:
- a CDS encoding YqgE/AlgH family protein, with the protein MPNSNIDSDLTHGSLRGQFLLAMPGMEDPRFKHSIALIVEHSQEGAMGIVINAPSKVHWREVFEQLSLKDSSQRGDETVLLGGPISPEQGFVLHGAGVHFDSTSEINMEISLTASRDILESLASGHGPDDVLLALGYAGWGPGQLEQELAENAWLTLPAEPEILFATPVQKRWQSAAARHGIDLSGLGSQAGHA; encoded by the coding sequence ATGCCCAATTCGAACATTGACAGCGACCTAACCCATGGCAGCTTGCGCGGCCAATTCCTACTGGCCATGCCCGGCATGGAGGACCCGCGCTTCAAGCACAGCATCGCTCTAATTGTTGAGCACAGCCAAGAGGGGGCTATGGGCATAGTGATCAACGCCCCCAGCAAAGTGCACTGGCGAGAGGTTTTTGAGCAGCTGTCGCTGAAGGACTCCAGCCAACGTGGCGATGAAACTGTCCTGCTGGGCGGGCCTATTTCTCCCGAGCAGGGCTTTGTCCTACACGGTGCCGGCGTACATTTCGACTCGACGAGCGAAATCAATATGGAAATCAGTCTTACAGCTTCCAGGGATATTCTCGAGTCACTGGCCTCAGGACATGGCCCCGACGATGTGCTGCTAGCGCTGGGCTACGCCGGCTGGGGGCCAGGACAATTGGAGCAGGAACTGGCGGAAAACGCCTGGCTGACTCTACCGGCAGAACCCGAAATCCTGTTTGCCACCCCAGTGCAAAAACGCTGGCAAAGTGCTGCCGCTCGACACGGTATCGACCTCTCAGGGCTCGGTTCACAGGCCGGACACGCCTAG
- a CDS encoding energy transducer TonB, with protein sequence MNSTANTTPNYADQRERFTFSLFLAGAIHALLIFGVTFAEPEGRQAAPTLEVTLSQYNSPQAPEDADYLAQHNQQASGTADTPKELSSNRRAEFADTQIHDVNPLPQQQAARPADQRRQLITTIGDSPMQAPELPAEDKFSEEKRGDAPNDLARTNPKIASLQARLDKIRQTIAQRPRVRRLTSVATKASADAAYLHEWRQKVEAIGSDNFPAEALQQKITGSLRMMVRLLPSGAVEEVMILDSSGERILDDAAQQIVRLAAPFAPFPAEIRKEADRLEIIRTWRFDLTGFSTTAGELPERG encoded by the coding sequence CCAGCGCGAGCGTTTTACGTTCTCGCTGTTTCTCGCTGGCGCCATTCACGCGCTTTTGATTTTTGGTGTGACTTTTGCCGAGCCTGAAGGACGGCAAGCCGCACCAACCCTGGAAGTTACTCTGTCACAATATAACTCGCCACAAGCACCGGAAGATGCCGACTACCTGGCCCAACACAACCAGCAGGCCAGCGGCACGGCAGATACCCCAAAGGAACTGTCCAGCAATCGTCGCGCCGAATTTGCTGATACGCAAATTCACGATGTTAATCCTCTACCACAGCAGCAAGCCGCACGGCCTGCTGACCAGCGCCGCCAGTTGATCACCACGATCGGCGATAGCCCTATGCAGGCCCCGGAGCTACCCGCCGAAGACAAGTTTTCCGAAGAGAAACGCGGCGATGCCCCAAATGATCTAGCCAGGACAAATCCAAAGATTGCCAGCCTGCAAGCGCGCCTGGATAAAATTCGCCAAACTATTGCCCAGCGCCCGCGAGTGCGACGCCTGACCTCAGTGGCAACCAAAGCCTCTGCAGATGCCGCTTATCTGCACGAATGGCGCCAGAAGGTGGAAGCAATAGGTAGCGACAACTTCCCCGCGGAAGCCCTGCAGCAGAAAATCACTGGCAGCCTGCGCATGATGGTGCGCTTGCTGCCCTCAGGCGCGGTGGAGGAAGTAATGATTCTGGACTCTTCGGGAGAGCGAATCCTCGACGATGCCGCCCAACAGATTGTACGCCTGGCAGCCCCCTTTGCGCCTTTCCCAGCAGAGATTCGCAAGGAAGCTGACCGCCTCGAAATTATCCGCACCTGGCGCTTCGATTTAACTGGCTTCTCCACTACCGCAGGTGAGCTGCCCGAGCGCGGCTAA